One window of Streptomyces sp. FIT100 genomic DNA carries:
- a CDS encoding glycosyltransferase family 2 protein has protein sequence MANDPVDEAVVDKGVARTSVVIALRDDLRIADCIASIDEDVEIVLALNGPSDAVLKLIADHPRPLTVTEIDDVGNLGAAYNAGAAATDRQYLLLMDSDCVFAPGVVRAMVRAVLTAPVVKGQVVYGESDGVLSKLTARVREFDEGDYISALSPPLIYNREIVGHIGGYHFDELIHWCEDREFDFRLQLAGIPVVYLPEARIFHDAQHGFANMRSYFRYGVGEGIAQETGVFTTPAVPVVWRLFEASRTLAQCARVKGVGAAAYYGLLKAAFHTGTVHHLLNDPYEVRDRYPVSAKRTRMVRSIPQHSTRLTKAQMRRLRRAHWEAGRRIERVADLSVFHPDAAGPDVRSAADESRQQQA, from the coding sequence ATGGCGAACGACCCGGTGGACGAGGCCGTGGTCGACAAGGGCGTCGCCCGGACCAGCGTGGTCATCGCTCTGCGCGACGACCTGCGGATCGCCGACTGCATCGCGTCGATCGACGAGGACGTCGAGATCGTCCTGGCGCTCAACGGACCCAGCGACGCGGTGCTGAAACTGATCGCCGACCACCCGCGGCCGCTGACGGTCACCGAGATCGACGACGTGGGCAACCTGGGCGCGGCCTACAACGCGGGGGCCGCTGCCACCGACCGGCAGTACCTGCTGCTGATGGACTCCGACTGCGTCTTCGCCCCGGGCGTGGTCCGGGCCATGGTCCGTGCGGTCCTCACCGCCCCGGTGGTCAAGGGGCAGGTGGTGTACGGCGAGTCGGACGGTGTTCTCAGCAAGCTGACCGCTCGCGTAAGGGAGTTCGACGAGGGGGACTACATCAGCGCCCTGTCCCCGCCGCTGATCTACAACCGCGAGATCGTCGGCCACATCGGCGGCTACCACTTCGACGAGCTCATCCACTGGTGCGAGGACCGGGAGTTCGACTTCCGGCTCCAGCTGGCCGGTATCCCCGTGGTGTACCTGCCCGAGGCCCGGATCTTCCACGACGCGCAGCACGGCTTCGCGAACATGCGCAGCTACTTCCGCTACGGCGTCGGTGAGGGCATCGCCCAGGAGACGGGCGTGTTCACCACGCCGGCAGTACCGGTGGTGTGGCGGCTGTTCGAGGCGTCCAGGACACTGGCTCAGTGCGCCCGCGTGAAGGGCGTGGGCGCGGCCGCCTATTACGGACTGCTGAAGGCCGCCTTCCACACGGGCACCGTGCACCACCTGCTGAACGACCCGTACGAGGTGCGCGACCGCTACCCGGTCTCGGCGAAGCGGACCCGGATGGTGCGGTCGATCCCGCAGCACAGCACCCGCCTGACCAAGGCCCAGATGCGGCGGCTGCGGCGGGCGCACTGGGAGGCGGGCCGGCGGATCGAAAGGGTGGCCGATCTGTCGGTCTTCCACCCGGATGCCGCCGGCCCGGACGTCAGGTCAGCCGCCGACGAGTCTCGGCAGCAGCAGGCGTGA
- a CDS encoding CocE/NonD family hydrolase, translated as MEYWRVRIVVEHDLKIPVRDGVLLSADLYRPETAEAVPVLIRRTPYGKSGSPGGASVDGLRLVRSGYALLVQDVRGRFSSGGTFEPYWNEAADGADTVAWAVRQPWCDGSAGLFGRSYEAMAALLAAAERPPGLAAVAPHVGGSGFDEGWTRQGGAFQLGFVLYWVLYDLLLGGAGLAGPDLADVSAAVDRIDDLYRNPDAAADLLDRHAPYYREWREHPGGDPYWRRAAPRESYPAINVPVLNLTGWYDIFLAGALENYRGIREQGVETALVVGPWSHCVTGGVFPQRHYGLAADEQHLDVTGLHLGHFDRHVRRRGSGAAPDPVKLFLTGTDEWRTFPDWPVPGTVEYVLQLDGRGLTPGPAGPPGTAPTASGSARIHHDPADPVPSTGGATALPGQFTGGDCGPLDQRDVERRADVLCFTGAPLTSPLTIIGDTALTVFVTPDPAGADVTGKLVDVHPDGRAELLCDGILRLEPAEPAEPAEPAEPAEPAGGAVDAAGPRGTGGPRAGTAPAPGAPVEVTVRLGAIGHVFRSGHRIRLEIAGSNTPRFDVHPPVVAHHTVHYGGDHPSRLLLPRLVGG; from the coding sequence ATGGAATATTGGCGGGTGCGTATTGTTGTGGAACACGATCTGAAAATACCCGTACGTGACGGCGTGTTATTGAGTGCCGATCTCTATCGCCCGGAGACCGCCGAAGCGGTGCCTGTGCTCATCCGCCGTACGCCCTACGGGAAATCGGGGAGCCCGGGCGGAGCGTCCGTCGACGGCCTGCGGCTGGTGCGGTCCGGATACGCCCTGCTGGTGCAGGACGTGCGCGGCCGGTTTTCCTCCGGCGGCACCTTCGAGCCGTACTGGAACGAGGCCGCGGACGGCGCGGACACCGTCGCCTGGGCGGTGCGACAGCCGTGGTGCGACGGCTCGGCGGGCCTGTTCGGCCGCTCCTACGAGGCCATGGCCGCGCTGCTCGCGGCGGCCGAGCGGCCGCCCGGCCTGGCCGCCGTCGCGCCTCACGTGGGCGGTTCCGGATTCGACGAGGGCTGGACGCGCCAGGGCGGCGCATTCCAACTGGGCTTCGTCCTCTACTGGGTGCTCTACGACCTGCTGCTCGGCGGGGCCGGGCTGGCCGGTCCCGACCTCGCCGACGTGTCCGCGGCGGTCGACCGGATCGACGACCTCTACCGGAACCCCGACGCCGCCGCGGACCTCCTGGACCGGCACGCCCCGTACTACCGGGAATGGCGCGAGCACCCCGGCGGCGACCCGTACTGGCGGCGCGCCGCTCCCCGCGAGTCGTATCCGGCGATAAACGTTCCGGTGCTCAATCTGACGGGCTGGTACGACATATTCCTCGCCGGTGCCCTGGAGAATTACCGGGGAATCAGGGAACAAGGCGTGGAGACTGCTCTGGTGGTCGGCCCCTGGTCCCATTGCGTCACCGGCGGGGTATTTCCCCAGCGCCACTACGGGCTGGCCGCCGACGAACAGCACCTCGATGTGACCGGACTGCACTTGGGCCATTTCGACCGCCATGTGCGCCGACGGGGGAGTGGTGCGGCCCCCGATCCGGTGAAGCTCTTTCTCACCGGCACCGACGAGTGGCGCACCTTCCCCGACTGGCCGGTTCCCGGCACCGTGGAGTACGTCCTCCAGCTGGACGGCCGCGGCCTGACGCCCGGTCCGGCCGGTCCGCCCGGCACGGCCCCAACGGCGTCCGGCAGCGCGCGGATCCACCACGACCCGGCCGACCCGGTGCCCTCCACCGGCGGCGCGACCGCTCTGCCCGGCCAGTTCACCGGCGGCGACTGCGGCCCGCTCGACCAGCGCGATGTGGAGCGGCGCGCCGACGTGCTGTGCTTCACCGGCGCCCCGCTCACCAGCCCGCTGACCATCATCGGCGACACGGCCTTGACGGTGTTCGTCACCCCGGACCCCGCTGGAGCCGATGTGACGGGCAAACTCGTCGACGTCCACCCGGACGGCCGGGCGGAGTTGCTGTGCGACGGCATCCTCCGGCTGGAGCCCGCAGAGCCCGCAGAGCCCGCAGAGCCCGCAGAGCCCGCAGAGCCCGCAGGGGGCGCGGTGGACGCGGCGGGCCCGCGAGGCACCGGCGGGCCGAGGGCCGGCACGGCACCGGCCCCCGGCGCGCCGGTCGAGGTCACGGTCCGGCTCGGCGCGATCGGCCATGTGTTCCGCTCGGGCCACCGGATCCGGCTGGAGATCGCGGGCAGCAACACGCCGCGCTTCGACGTCCATCCCCCGGTGGTCGCGCATCACACAGTCCACTACGGCGGTGACCACCCCTCACGCCTGCTGCTGCCGAGACTCGTCGGCGGCTGA